The segment AGAAGGCAACTAATGTGGTATAAATTAACAGCGCTCCTACTATCCAATTTGATTTTTTCCTTTTCTTTTTCATCATTTATACATATTATATCTTAACCAACAAAGATACAAAGGCATTAATTATATTCTTACACTTTCATGTATAAAAGTGAGAAATCTATTTATCTTTGCCTTATACAATGACTTAATACATTCTTTATGATCAAGAAAACAACCTATATATTACTCCTTTTACTTTCCCTAGGAACATTTGTTTCAGCACAACCCAAACAAGAAGTACGTGCTGCATGGATTACTACTGCATATCGCTTAGATTGGCCTCAGACATTAGCTCAAACACCCTCTTCCATGAAGCAACAACAGAGAGAGTTGATACAATTATTGGATCTTCTTAAAGAAGCTAATTTTAATACAATACTTTTTCAAGTAAGAGGACGTGGAGATGCTACCTATCCTTCAAAATATGAACCTTATAGTTCATCACTTACTGGTAGATTAAATGGAAATCCTGGATATGATCCACTCCAGTTTGCCATTGAAGAGTGTCATAAGCGAGGAATGGAACTGCATGCTTGGGTGGTGGGTATCCCCATAGGTAGTGTAAGTTTTCATAAAAGTTTAGGAGCCAAATCTCCTATTAAAAAAGAACCTAAGTTATTTGTCAGACAAGGATCTTACTGGTATCTAAACCCAGGTAATCCACAATCAAAATATTATTTAGGTAAAATAGTAAAAGACATTGTTGAACGATATAATGTAGATGGTATCCATTTTGACTACCTCAGATACCCTGATCGCTCCGCCAAATTCCCCGACAATCAAGATTATCAGAAATATGGTAAAGGTGTGGATAAAGCTCAATGGAGAAGAGACAATATCACTCAGATACTTAGTCATACCTATCACGAAATTAAAAGTGTAAAACCATGGGTTAAGGTAAGTACCTGCCCTATTGGCAAACATAGCGACACCAATCATTATTCTGCAAAGGGCTGGAATGCCTACAATGAGGTGTACCAAGATGTATTTAAATGGCTTGAAATGGGTATTCAAGACCAAATATACCCTATGATGTACTTTAGAGGAAATAACTTTTATCCTTTTGCCCTTGATTGGAAAGAGCAAAGCCAAGGAAGACATATTATTTCGGGACTAGGTATTTATTTCTTAGACGAAAAAGAAGGGAACTGGGCGAAAGAAGAAGTCCAGCGTCAACTTTATTTCGTGAGAGATAATCATTTAGAAGGACACGCTTTTTTTAGAGCTCAATTTTTAGCAGATGATACTAAAGGAGTTTACTCCTCTCTCGTAAATAACCATTATAAGTATCCCGCTTTAATACCTGCAATACCTTGGCTTGACAAGATAGCTCCGAACAAACCTCAAAACTTAAAACTTAAAATTACGGAAGAATCGGCTATTCTATCTTGGAGTGAAAGTAAAGACAATGATGAGCAGAACAAGCCAACCTATATTATTTATCAATCAGACAAGCAACCTGTCGATACATCTAAGGCTGAAAACATATTAGCAACATATATAAAAGGTACAAACTATGTCTATACTCCCATACTACCAATCAACAAGTATAAGTATTTTGCAGTTACAGCAATAGACCGATATGGAAATGAGAGTGAAGCTATTCAATTAGAATCCATGCATGATATTGAGATTGACGAGTAACAGGACATAATGCTAAATACCCTTCTACAATTTTACCCTCTTTAATCACAAGAGGGTATTTTTTTTGCATCCGTAAATGCTGCTGATATAAAACATCCATTTTTTTAGAATAATCTATTTTATAAATACCCGTACTATTACAATCTATATATCTATGATACAATTGATGAGCTAGTATGCCCATATTCATTCTTAAATTCACTTCAACACAAGGATGTATCCGAAAACAAGGGTAGCTTTCAAATTGACACACCATCATATCAACACCTAAACAACCTCTATAATCAGTTCCATAGAATTGTAATACTAGTTTTTCTATATCCCGTTGTATTTGCAGAAGAGCTTTTTTCAATCCATATTTTCTTTCTATATCTTCAAGAAAAGAGACATCAGAAATTAATTTATTACCTATATAAGCTCCATTAGCATTTGTCTCAAAGGAAGAATATCCAATAAAATGAATTTCACTAGAGGATATAATTTCAAACTCCATTGCAAAATCCAGTTCCTTAGAATAGATCGGTTCTCCAATCGCTGAATCTTGCTGAGCAATGGTGCGATTAAACCATTTTAGAGCAGCCTCATCCAATCCTCTCCTACACCACTTTAGCCCCTTACCACTTCCTGAAATTGGAGCTTTTAATATAAAACTATCATTTACAGAATGAAAAGATTCTAAATCAGGCTTACTCATTAATATTTGTGAAGAACCACAGATAAAATCATATTTGGGTAAATGCTTCAAAAGACGAGCTGCCATATCTCGGCGAGTTAAGTGTCTAAGGGCAGATAAATAATCATCTGTTGGACAATATGTATTTAATCCTAATTGCTTAAAAAATTTATTTATGGCTTTATTCCAGCCCCAGGGTGACAATTGTATATCACTTAGGTGAGAAGCCTCAGGATAAGTTAATAAATCTACCTTTATAGGCAATATACTCTGTATCCACTCTAGATACTCGGTATTAGGATATGATTCGGCTAGAATAAGACTATCCTCTTCAGCATACCATAGAGGCAATAAAGCCAAATCTTTTGCCAGCTTTCTCGCAGACTGAGGAGGCATATAATTTTCATCATTATTGGCTAAGGCTAAATCGGATTCTGGATTAAACAGATATAATCTTCTCATAAAAACAAATCAATTTTAGGGCAAAAGTACATCTAATATAATAGACTATAAACTATACTTAGCTGTAAATCGATAATATAGGTTGTTACTCTCTCAAAATCAGTCAAAATATCAGAACACAAGAGATCTATTAGATTAATATTATTTTGCAATGTCCACTTTGCAATAACTAAAAATTAAAGTATATTTGCCTCGTGTATAAAACTAAATTATAGCATGGAATCATTCTACCGCACACACTACTATCTAATCGAGCATATCAATGCACCCATCAGAAGAGATTTAATGGATGAAATTGACTGGAGTGATCGATTAATAGGTATAAAGGGAACACGTGGAGTGGGTAAAACTACTTTTCTATTACAGTATGCCAAAGAAAAATTTGGAACAGATCGTTCTTGCTTGTATATAAACATGAACAACTTCTATTTTTCTGGGCATAGCTTAGTAGACTTTGCTGATGAATTCCAAAAACAAGGAGGTAAAGTTCTTTTAATTGATCAAGTCTTCAAATACGAAGATTGGAGTAAAGAACTTAAAAAATGCTATGATAGATTTCCAAACCTGAAAATAATATTTACAGGATCTTCCGTAATGCGTTTAAAAGCAGAAAATCCTGAATTAAATAACATTGTAAAAAGTTATAATCTCAGAGGTTTCTCCTTTCGTGAATTCCTTAACTATCAGACAGGTATGAAGTTTCAATCCTATTCTCTAGAAGAAATACTTACCTCACATGAAAAAATAGCCAAAGGGATTGTATCAAAAGTCAAACCTTTAGACTATCTTCAAGATTATCTTCATCATGGTTTCTACCCGTTCTTCTTAGAAAAGAGAAATTTCTCGGAGAACTTACTTAAAACTATGAATATGATGGTAGAAGTTGATATTTTACTGATAAAACAAATAGAACTAAAATATCTAGCTAAAATAAAAAAACTTCTTTACGCTTTAGCTGTTGATGGACCTAGAGCTCCAAATGTGAGCCAATTAGCAAAAATAATTGAGACATCTAGAGCTACGGTAATGAACTATATTAAGTATCTTGCAGATGCACGACTGATCAACATGGTTTATCCTATAGGAGAATCTTTCCCTAAGAAACCATCTAAAGTAATGATGCATAATACAAGTTTAATGTATTGTATTTACCCTATAAAAGTTGATGAATATGACATTATAGAAACTTTTTTCGTGAATTGCATGTGGAAAGATCACTCTGTAAATCAAGGAAACAGACAAATCTCTTACATCATTGATGAAAAAATGCCATTTAAGATTTGCTTGAAGGAGCAAATCCATAAAAACAACACTGATATCACCTATGCGGTGCATCAGTTGGAAATAGGTCATAATAATCAAATTCCACTTTGGTTATTTGGCTTTTTATATTAACTCAATTTTTCACTAAATAATATTAGTTATGACTAAACAGAAGAAATTCATTACTTGTGATGGGAATCAAGCTGCTGCACATATATCATATATGTTCACAGAAGTAGCTTCGATTTATCCTATTACTCCTTCTTCTACCATGGCTGAATACGTAGACGAATGGGCTGCGGCTGGTCGTAAGAATATCTTCGACGAGACAGTATTGGTACAAGAAATGCAATCTGAAGGAGGTGCAGCAGGTGCACTTCACGGATCTCTACAAGCAGGAGCTCTTTCAACAACTTATACAGCTTCACAGGGATTATTATTGATGATTCCTAATATGTATAAGATTGCTGGTGAACTACTACCTTGTGTATTCCACGTTTCAGCTCGTGCATTAGCTACTCAAGCATTATCAATTTTTGGTGACCACCAAGACGTTATGGCTGCTCGTCAAACAGGCTTTGCTATGTTAGTACAAGGCTCTGTTCAAGAAGTTATGGATCTTGCAGCGGTATCTCACCTAGCAACTCTTAAATCAAGAGTTCCATTTATGAACATTTTCGACGGATTCCGTACATCACACGAAATCCAAAAGATCGAAATGTTGGAAAATGAAGATTTAGCTCACTTGATAGATCAAGATGCTCTTAAAGAATTTAGAGAAAGAGCTCTTAATCCACACGAACCAGTAGCTCGTGGTATGGCAGAAAACCCTGATGTATATTTCCAACACAGAGAATCAGCTAACAGTTTCTACGAAGCTGTTCCTGCAATCGTGGAAGAATATATGGCAGAAATCACTAAGATTACAGGTCGTAAATATGGTCTATTTGACTATTACGGAGCTGAAGATGCTGATCGTGTTATCATTGCAATGGGCTCTGTTACAGAAGCTATTCGTGAAACAGTAGATCATCTAAATGCTAATGGAGAAAAAGTAGGTCTTGTAGCTGTACATTTATACCGTCCATTCTCTGCTAAACATTTCTTAGCTGCAGTTCCAAAAACAGCAAAACGTATTGCTGTTCTTGACCGTACTAAAGAACCAGGAGCTAATGGCGAACCTCTATACTTAGACGTAAAAGACTGTTTCTACGGAAAAGAAAATGCTCCAGTTATCGTAGGTGGACGTTATGGTCTATCTTCTA is part of the Bacteroides coprosuis DSM 18011 genome and harbors:
- a CDS encoding hypothetical protein (COGs: COG1373 ATPase (AAA+ superfamily)~KEGG: bth:BT_1746 hypothetical protein~SPTR: Putative uncharacterized protein;~IMG reference gene:2504108117), with the protein product MESFYRTHYYLIEHINAPIRRDLMDEIDWSDRLIGIKGTRGVGKTTFLLQYAKEKFGTDRSCLYINMNNFYFSGHSLVDFADEFQKQGGKVLLIDQVFKYEDWSKELKKCYDRFPNLKIIFTGSSVMRLKAENPELNNIVKSYNLRGFSFREFLNYQTGMKFQSYSLEEILTSHEKIAKGIVSKVKPLDYLQDYLHHGFYPFFLEKRNFSENLLKTMNMMVEVDILLIKQIELKYLAKIKKLLYALAVDGPRAPNVSQLAKIIETSRATVMNYIKYLADARLINMVYPIGESFPKKPSKVMMHNTSLMYCIYPIKVDEYDIIETFFVNCMWKDHSVNQGNRQISYIIDEKMPFKICLKEQIHKNNTDITYAVHQLEIGHNNQIPLWLFGFLY
- a CDS encoding protein of unknown function DUF187 (COGs: COG1649 conserved hypothetical protein~InterPro IPR003790~KEGG: bfr:BF3325 hypothetical protein~PFAM: Protein of unknown function DUF187~SPTR: Putative uncharacterized protein;~IMG reference gene:2504108115~PFAM: Uncharacterised BCR, COG1649): MIKKTTYILLLLLSLGTFVSAQPKQEVRAAWITTAYRLDWPQTLAQTPSSMKQQQRELIQLLDLLKEANFNTILFQVRGRGDATYPSKYEPYSSSLTGRLNGNPGYDPLQFAIEECHKRGMELHAWVVGIPIGSVSFHKSLGAKSPIKKEPKLFVRQGSYWYLNPGNPQSKYYLGKIVKDIVERYNVDGIHFDYLRYPDRSAKFPDNQDYQKYGKGVDKAQWRRDNITQILSHTYHEIKSVKPWVKVSTCPIGKHSDTNHYSAKGWNAYNEVYQDVFKWLEMGIQDQIYPMMYFRGNNFYPFALDWKEQSQGRHIISGLGIYFLDEKEGNWAKEEVQRQLYFVRDNHLEGHAFFRAQFLADDTKGVYSSLVNNHYKYPALIPAIPWLDKIAPNKPQNLKLKITEESAILSWSESKDNDEQNKPTYIIYQSDKQPVDTSKAENILATYIKGTNYVYTPILPINKYKYFAVTAIDRYGNESEAIQLESMHDIEIDE
- a CDS encoding hypothetical protein (KEGG: bfr:BF3327 hypothetical protein~SPTR: Putative uncharacterized protein;~IMG reference gene:2504108116), with translation MRRLYLFNPESDLALANNDENYMPPQSARKLAKDLALLPLWYAEEDSLILAESYPNTEYLEWIQSILPIKVDLLTYPEASHLSDIQLSPWGWNKAINKFFKQLGLNTYCPTDDYLSALRHLTRRDMAARLLKHLPKYDFICGSSQILMSKPDLESFHSVNDSFILKAPISGSGKGLKWCRRGLDEAALKWFNRTIAQQDSAIGEPIYSKELDFAMEFEIISSSEIHFIGYSSFETNANGAYIGNKLISDVSFLEDIERKYGLKKALLQIQRDIEKLVLQFYGTDYRGCLGVDMMVCQFESYPCFRIHPCVEVNLRMNMGILAHQLYHRYIDCNSTGIYKIDYSKKMDVLYQQHLRMQKKYPLVIKEGKIVEGYLALCPVTRQSQYHAWILIE